The proteins below are encoded in one region of Sideroxydans lithotrophicus ES-1:
- a CDS encoding pyridoxal-phosphate-dependent aminotransferase family protein, with protein sequence MSIKSFHPPQRVLMGPGPSDVSPRVLEAMSRPTIGHLDPMFVSMMDEMKALLKYAFQTENELTMPVSAPGSAGMETCFVNLVEPGDKVIVCQNGVFGGRMKENVERCGGIAVMVQDEWGRAVDPQKLEDALKANPDTKVVAFVHAETSTGALSDAKTLVEVAHRHGCLVIVDAVTSLVGSPLKVDEWEIDAIYSGTQKCLSCTPGLSPVSFSAKALEKIKNRKTRVQSWFMDLNLVMGYWGGSTKRAYHHTAPINALYGLHEALVMLQEEGLQDSWARHQKNHLALRAGLEAMGLNFVVPEADRLPQLNAITVPQGVDEAAVRNLLLSDYQLEIGAGLGAMAGKVWRIGLMGHASNPRNVLLCLSALDDVLGRMKAPIRRGVAVDAANAKLAG encoded by the coding sequence ATGTCCATAAAATCATTCCACCCGCCGCAACGTGTTCTGATGGGCCCCGGTCCTTCCGATGTCAGTCCGCGTGTCCTGGAAGCCATGTCGCGCCCAACCATCGGCCACCTCGACCCGATGTTCGTGTCCATGATGGACGAGATGAAGGCGCTGCTGAAATACGCGTTCCAGACCGAGAACGAATTGACCATGCCTGTTTCTGCACCGGGCTCGGCCGGCATGGAGACCTGCTTCGTCAACCTGGTCGAGCCGGGCGACAAGGTCATCGTATGCCAGAACGGCGTGTTCGGCGGACGCATGAAGGAGAACGTCGAACGCTGCGGCGGCATCGCGGTGATGGTGCAGGATGAATGGGGCCGCGCCGTCGACCCGCAGAAGCTGGAAGATGCGCTGAAAGCCAATCCGGACACCAAGGTCGTCGCCTTCGTGCATGCGGAGACATCCACAGGCGCATTGTCCGACGCAAAGACACTGGTCGAGGTCGCGCACCGGCATGGCTGCCTGGTCATCGTGGACGCGGTCACCTCGCTGGTTGGTTCGCCGCTCAAGGTGGATGAGTGGGAGATCGATGCGATCTATTCGGGAACGCAGAAATGCCTGTCGTGCACCCCCGGCCTCTCGCCTGTCAGTTTCAGCGCCAAGGCACTGGAGAAGATCAAGAACCGCAAGACCAGGGTGCAAAGCTGGTTCATGGATCTCAACCTGGTGATGGGTTACTGGGGCGGCTCAACCAAACGCGCCTACCACCATACCGCGCCGATCAATGCGCTATACGGTTTGCATGAGGCGCTGGTGATGCTGCAGGAAGAAGGCCTGCAAGATTCCTGGGCCCGTCACCAGAAGAACCATCTCGCACTGCGCGCCGGACTGGAGGCGATGGGCCTCAACTTTGTAGTGCCGGAAGCGGACCGCCTGCCGCAACTCAATGCGATCACCGTACCGCAAGGTGTGGATGAGGCTGCAGTGCGCAACCTTCTGTTATCCGACTACCAGCTGGAGATCGGTGCCGGACTTGGCGCGATGGCCGGCAAAGTGTGGCGCATCGGCCTGATGGGCCACGCCAGCAATCCGCGCAACGTGTTGCTCTGTCTGAGCGCGCTGGACGACGTGCTCGGCCGCATGAAGGCACCGATCAGACGCGGCGTCGCGGTGGATGCGGCAAACGCGAAACTGGCTGGTTGA
- the glcF gene encoding glycolate oxidase subunit GlcF: MQTSISPDSLDNPDIAEADAILRSCVHCGFCNATCPTYQLLGSELDGPRGRIYLIKEMLETGQASGETRLHLDRCLTCRSCETTCPSGVRYGRLIDIGRELAEEHAPRSPAQRLLRKAMLAVIPYTARLSVALTLARMLRPLLPSQLQQKIPARQIPTITPATAHPRRMLVLQGCIQPLSTPNTNAAAARVLDRLGISLISAQGAGCCGALNQHLSDKEGARAMMRRNIDAWWPHVESGAEAIVMTASGCGTTVKDYGAALQDDAAYAHKAARISALTRDLSEILHHEDLSALEHIGHGIRVAYQSSCTLQHGQKLAGMVETILRRCGYELTPVADAHLCCGAAGTYTLLQAGLSRQLLENKLAALHSGKPEVIATANVGCQMHLAGASEVPVRHWIELLEQNQDQSSSTFNQER; this comes from the coding sequence ATGCAGACCTCCATCTCTCCCGACTCGCTGGACAATCCCGACATCGCCGAAGCCGATGCCATCCTGCGCAGCTGTGTGCATTGCGGTTTCTGCAATGCGACTTGCCCGACCTATCAGTTGCTGGGCTCGGAACTGGATGGCCCGCGCGGACGCATCTATCTGATCAAGGAGATGCTGGAGACCGGACAGGCCAGCGGCGAGACGCGTTTGCATCTGGATCGCTGCCTGACTTGCCGCTCCTGCGAGACCACTTGCCCGTCCGGCGTACGCTACGGTCGCCTGATCGACATCGGCCGCGAGCTGGCCGAAGAACATGCACCGCGTTCGCCCGCACAACGACTGCTGCGCAAGGCCATGCTTGCAGTGATTCCCTATACTGCCCGCCTCTCCGTTGCGCTGACTTTGGCGCGCATGTTACGGCCGCTGTTGCCATCGCAGCTGCAGCAGAAGATCCCGGCCAGACAGATCCCGACCATCACCCCGGCGACCGCACACCCGCGGCGCATGCTGGTACTGCAAGGCTGCATCCAGCCGCTGAGCACGCCGAACACCAATGCCGCCGCAGCACGCGTGCTCGACCGGCTTGGCATCTCGCTGATCAGCGCGCAAGGCGCCGGTTGCTGCGGAGCACTGAACCAGCACCTGTCCGACAAGGAAGGTGCACGGGCGATGATGCGGCGCAACATCGATGCCTGGTGGCCGCATGTCGAGAGCGGTGCCGAGGCCATTGTCATGACTGCCAGCGGCTGCGGAACGACCGTCAAGGATTACGGTGCCGCACTGCAAGACGATGCAGCGTACGCACACAAGGCCGCACGCATCAGCGCCTTGACCCGCGACTTGAGCGAGATACTGCATCACGAAGACCTGAGTGCGCTCGAACATATCGGCCACGGCATACGCGTTGCCTATCAGTCATCCTGCACCTTGCAGCACGGCCAGAAGCTGGCAGGAATGGTAGAGACGATATTGCGGCGCTGCGGCTACGAACTCACACCGGTCGCGGATGCCCATCTGTGCTGCGGGGCGGCAGGAACCTATACCCTGCTGCAGGCCGGGCTTTCCCGGCAACTGCTGGAGAACAAGCTGGCCGCGCTGCACAGCGGCAAACCCGAAGTCATCGCCACCGCCAATGTCGGTTGCCAGATGCACCTGGCCGGCGCAAGCGAAGTGCCGGTCAGGCACTGGATAGAGTTGTTGGAGCAGAACCAGGATCAATCGTCGTCAACTTTTAATCAGGAAAGGTAA
- the glcE gene encoding glycolate oxidase subunit GlcE has protein sequence MSGQDISTALQQQVMDASHHATPLTISGGGSKSFLGRNSDALRIDVSPHRGIVEYDPRELVLTARSGTTLQEIETALTEAGQMLAFEPPHFGTGATLGGTIACALSGPRRPYSGSARDFVLGCKLLNGRGEILGFGGQVMKNVAGYDVSRLMAGAHGTLGILLEISLKVLPRPAASITVARECSPTEAIASMSGLLSKPLPVDGACYHGDHCYVRLSGSAQAVKEARNKIPGDVMPEADAFWHALREHALPFFRHSSTLYRIMVKPATPQLPIEGSWLLDWGGAQRWLYSDEDGAAIRHSVELAGGHVSVFRNDARHDETCQPLPAPLLAIHRRLKASFDPDNIFNRGRLYARL, from the coding sequence ATGAGCGGACAGGACATCAGCACAGCGCTGCAGCAACAGGTGATGGATGCGTCGCACCACGCAACGCCGCTCACCATTTCCGGCGGCGGCAGCAAATCCTTTCTTGGAAGAAACAGCGACGCGCTGCGGATCGACGTCAGCCCTCATCGCGGCATCGTCGAATACGATCCGCGCGAACTGGTGCTGACGGCGCGCAGCGGCACCACGTTGCAGGAGATCGAAACTGCGCTGACCGAAGCCGGGCAGATGCTGGCGTTCGAGCCGCCACATTTCGGCACTGGCGCCACCCTGGGCGGCACCATCGCCTGCGCGCTGTCCGGCCCGCGCAGGCCATACAGCGGTTCGGCGCGCGATTTCGTGCTGGGCTGCAAACTGCTGAACGGCCGCGGCGAGATACTCGGGTTCGGCGGACAGGTGATGAAGAACGTCGCAGGCTACGATGTTTCGCGGCTGATGGCGGGAGCCCACGGCACGTTGGGCATACTGCTGGAGATCAGCCTGAAAGTGCTGCCACGTCCGGCAGCCAGCATCACCGTGGCACGCGAATGCAGTCCGACCGAAGCGATAGCGAGCATGAGCGGATTGCTGAGCAAACCGCTGCCGGTTGATGGCGCCTGCTACCACGGCGACCACTGTTACGTGCGCCTTTCCGGCAGCGCGCAGGCAGTCAAGGAGGCGCGCAACAAGATACCCGGCGACGTGATGCCGGAAGCGGATGCTTTCTGGCATGCACTGCGCGAACATGCGCTGCCATTCTTCCGCCACAGCAGCACCCTGTATCGCATCATGGTGAAACCTGCCACGCCGCAATTGCCCATCGAAGGCTCATGGCTGCTGGACTGGGGCGGCGCACAGCGCTGGCTGTACAGCGATGAGGATGGTGCAGCGATCCGCCACAGCGTGGAACTGGCTGGCGGACATGTCAGCGTGTTTCGCAACGATGCTCGCCATGACGAGACATGCCAGCCGCTGCCCGCGCCATTGCTGGCCATACACCGGCGCCTCAAGGCCAGCTTCGATCCGGACAACATCTTCAATCGCGGCCGTTTGTACGCACGACTCTGA
- a CDS encoding FAD-linked oxidase C-terminal domain-containing protein, with product MPHQPEKTVARNAGLIKALRDFLPPESVLDQREQLRPFECDGLSVYRQLPMVVVLPETIAQVQGIMRLCHAQDIPVVARGAGTGLSGGALPLANGVLLSLAKFRNILHIDPHNAMATVQPGVRNLAISEAAAAYGLYYAPDPSSQIACTIGGNVAENSGGVHCLKYGLTVHNILMLKVVTAEGELLTIGAETLDAPGYDLLALMTGSEGMLGIIVEVTVKLLARPERAQVVLAAFDDVVKAGEAVGAIIAAGIIPAGLEMMDRLAIQAAEDFVHAGYPRDAEAILLCELDGTNAEVSEYIMTMRRILTDSGATEVRTAVDEAERQLFWKGRKSAFPAVGRISPDYYCMDGTIPRRQLPHVLRRISEMSEEYGLAVANVFHAGDGNLHPLILFDANKEGELHRAEELGQGILQLCVEVGGTITGEHGVGMEKIDQMCIQFRSAELAQFHAVKAAFDPSGLLNPGKAVPTLQRCAEFGAMHVHHGKLSHPELERF from the coding sequence TTGCCGCATCAACCCGAAAAAACAGTTGCCCGGAATGCTGGGCTGATCAAGGCGTTGCGCGACTTCTTGCCGCCCGAATCGGTACTGGACCAGAGGGAGCAGCTACGCCCGTTCGAATGCGACGGGCTGTCGGTCTATCGGCAACTGCCGATGGTCGTGGTGCTGCCGGAGACCATAGCGCAGGTGCAAGGCATCATGCGCCTGTGCCATGCGCAAGACATACCGGTAGTGGCGCGCGGCGCGGGCACCGGACTTTCCGGCGGCGCACTGCCTTTGGCGAATGGGGTACTGCTGAGCCTGGCGAAATTCAGGAACATCCTGCACATCGATCCGCATAACGCGATGGCCACCGTGCAACCGGGTGTGCGCAACCTGGCAATATCCGAAGCGGCAGCCGCATACGGACTGTATTACGCGCCGGACCCCTCCTCGCAGATCGCCTGCACCATAGGCGGCAATGTCGCGGAGAATTCCGGCGGCGTGCATTGCCTTAAATACGGGCTGACGGTACACAACATCCTGATGTTGAAAGTGGTCACGGCGGAAGGCGAACTGCTCACCATAGGCGCGGAGACGCTGGATGCACCCGGATATGACCTGCTGGCACTGATGACCGGTTCCGAAGGCATGCTCGGCATCATCGTCGAGGTCACCGTCAAATTGCTGGCCAGACCGGAACGCGCCCAGGTCGTGCTCGCGGCATTCGACGATGTGGTGAAAGCGGGCGAGGCGGTCGGCGCGATCATCGCGGCAGGCATCATCCCGGCCGGACTGGAAATGATGGACAGGCTCGCCATCCAGGCGGCCGAGGATTTCGTGCATGCCGGTTATCCGCGCGATGCCGAAGCGATCCTGCTATGCGAACTGGACGGCACCAATGCCGAAGTATCCGAGTACATCATGACGATGCGCAGGATCTTGACCGATAGCGGCGCGACCGAAGTGCGCACCGCGGTGGACGAGGCCGAACGGCAATTGTTCTGGAAGGGACGCAAGTCGGCCTTTCCCGCTGTGGGACGCATCTCGCCGGATTATTACTGCATGGACGGCACCATTCCGCGCCGCCAGTTACCGCATGTGCTGCGCCGCATCAGCGAGATGTCGGAAGAATATGGATTGGCGGTCGCCAACGTATTCCACGCCGGCGACGGCAACCTGCACCCGCTGATATTGTTCGATGCCAACAAGGAGGGCGAACTGCATCGCGCCGAAGAGCTCGGCCAGGGCATCCTGCAGCTATGCGTGGAAGTCGGCGGCACCATCACCGGCGAACATGGTGTCGGCATGGAGAAGATCGACCAGATGTGCATCCAGTTCCGCAGCGCGGAGCTGGCGCAGTTCCATGCCGTCAAAGCCGCATTCGATCCATCCGGACTGCTCAATCCCGGCAAAGCCGTTCCGACGCTGCAACGCTGCGCCGAGTTCGGTGCCATGCATGTCCATCACGGAAAACTCTCCCATCCCGAACTGGAGCGCTTCTGA
- a CDS encoding pirin family protein: protein MPALRKSQDRGYVDHGWLKSYHSFSFADYYDAAYMGWGNLRVINEDRIDPGTGFGKHGHRDMEIISYVLSGELAHEDSMGNVQSIPPGDVQRMSAGTGVVHSEFNHAKGQVTHFLQIWIMPNVTGIAPSYEQKTIPEQNKRGTLCLVASPDGAQGSVSIHADARLYAGLFDDGERAQLALDPARKGYVHLVRGTLQVNGRRIGAGDAVLLEHENLVELTNGIDAEVLVFDLQA from the coding sequence ATGCCTGCGCTGCGAAAATCTCAAGACCGTGGATACGTCGATCACGGCTGGCTCAAGAGCTACCACTCGTTCTCGTTTGCCGACTATTACGATGCGGCCTATATGGGCTGGGGCAATCTGCGCGTCATCAACGAAGACCGCATCGATCCGGGTACCGGTTTCGGCAAGCATGGTCACCGCGATATGGAGATCATCAGTTATGTGCTGTCGGGCGAACTGGCGCATGAGGACAGCATGGGCAACGTCCAGAGCATCCCGCCGGGCGACGTGCAGCGCATGAGCGCGGGCACAGGCGTGGTGCACAGCGAATTCAACCACGCCAAAGGCCAGGTCACCCACTTCCTGCAGATATGGATCATGCCGAACGTGACCGGCATCGCGCCGAGCTACGAGCAGAAGACCATTCCGGAACAAAACAAGCGCGGTACCCTGTGCCTCGTGGCTTCGCCCGATGGGGCGCAGGGCTCGGTCAGCATCCACGCCGATGCCAGGCTCTATGCGGGTCTTTTCGACGACGGCGAGCGGGCGCAACTGGCGCTGGATCCTGCACGCAAAGGCTATGTGCATCTGGTGCGTGGCACGCTGCAGGTCAATGGCCGGAGAATCGGGGCAGGGGATGCGGTTCTGCTGGAACATGAGAACCTGGTCGAGCTGACCAATGGCATCGATGCCGAAGTGCTGGTGTTCGACCTGCAAGCGTGA
- a CDS encoding Y-family DNA polymerase: MQRAIALVDCNNFYVSCERVFQPGLEGKPVVVLSNNDGCVVSRSQEAKDLGLKMAAPWYQMKGLARRHGIVAFSSNYSLYADFSNRVMSLLSRFSPNQEVYSIDESFLDLTGIPVDHTAYAQQMRETIRRCVGIPVCVGIAPSKTLAKLANHVAKKNSRFSGVCDFNGMNAVELDTLLASIEVGEVWGIGRHTAPRLQEIGIRSVLDLKRTPAKRLGARFSVVFERIVEELNGGACLELDDVAPAKQQITCSRSFGTLTSSLPDLEQALVAYTTRAAEKLRQQHSMAGGIHVYIRTNPHKEDEPQYQQNILTPLVEPTDDTRSFCRAALHGLRQIYRSGHAYQKVGVTLTHIIPAANRPNTLFDDVATRQRSHALMTALDRVNRRMGSGTLKLLGEGTHQSWAMRKGNRSQRYTTEWSELAVCRSS, encoded by the coding sequence ATGCAGCGCGCCATCGCACTGGTCGATTGCAATAACTTCTACGTCTCCTGCGAACGCGTGTTCCAGCCCGGTCTGGAAGGCAAGCCCGTGGTCGTGCTCTCCAACAACGACGGTTGCGTGGTGTCGCGTTCGCAGGAAGCCAAAGATCTCGGGCTGAAGATGGCCGCGCCGTGGTACCAGATGAAAGGCCTCGCCAGGCGGCACGGCATCGTCGCCTTCTCATCCAACTACAGCCTGTATGCCGACTTCTCCAACCGCGTGATGTCTTTGCTTTCCCGCTTCAGCCCGAACCAGGAGGTCTACTCGATAGACGAGTCTTTCCTCGATCTGACCGGCATCCCAGTCGACCACACGGCCTACGCCCAACAGATGCGGGAGACCATCAGGCGATGCGTCGGCATTCCGGTATGCGTGGGCATAGCCCCCAGCAAGACGCTGGCCAAACTCGCCAACCATGTCGCCAAGAAGAATTCCCGCTTTAGCGGCGTATGTGACTTCAACGGCATGAACGCGGTCGAACTGGATACGCTGCTCGCCTCGATCGAAGTGGGTGAAGTGTGGGGCATCGGCAGGCACACTGCCCCCAGACTGCAGGAGATCGGCATCCGCTCCGTGCTCGACCTGAAACGCACTCCGGCCAAACGGCTCGGCGCCAGGTTCAGTGTCGTATTCGAGCGCATCGTCGAAGAGCTGAACGGCGGCGCCTGCCTGGAACTGGACGATGTCGCACCCGCAAAACAGCAGATCACCTGCTCCCGCTCGTTCGGCACACTCACCTCCAGCCTGCCCGACCTGGAACAGGCGCTGGTCGCCTACACCACCCGCGCCGCCGAAAAATTGCGCCAGCAGCATTCCATGGCCGGCGGCATCCACGTGTATATCCGCACCAACCCGCACAAGGAAGACGAGCCGCAATACCAGCAGAATATCCTGACACCGCTGGTCGAACCTACCGACGACACCCGCTCGTTCTGTCGCGCAGCGCTGCACGGACTGCGCCAGATCTATCGCAGCGGTCACGCTTACCAGAAGGTCGGCGTCACGCTCACCCATATCATCCCCGCTGCCAACCGGCCCAACACCCTGTTCGACGACGTGGCGACACGGCAAAGATCGCATGCACTGATGACGGCGCTGGATCGCGTCAACCGCAGGATGGGCAGCGGGACGCTGAAGCTCCTGGGCGAAGGGACGCATCAGTCATGGGCGATGCGTAAAGGGAACAGGTCGCAACGATACACGACGGAATGGAGCGAGCTGGCTGTGTGCCGGTCCAGTTGA
- a CDS encoding LexA family protein: MANLNSNFPNPARRANHSALLSLTHPNKSMFERQRALLRKAVPAGFPSPADDYVERRLSLDEHLIQHRESTFFMRVAGHSMRDLGIFDGDLLVVDRSVPATHGCVVVAVIDGEFTVKQLLYTAQGKVLRAAHPDYPDIAITAEHDFSIWGVVQWNVHKV; encoded by the coding sequence ATGGCCAACTTGAATAGCAATTTCCCCAACCCGGCGCGGCGCGCCAACCACTCCGCGCTGCTGTCGCTGACGCATCCCAACAAGAGCATGTTCGAAAGACAGCGGGCCCTGTTGCGCAAGGCGGTGCCGGCAGGCTTCCCGTCGCCCGCCGACGATTACGTCGAGCGCCGTCTCAGCCTGGACGAACACCTGATCCAGCACCGCGAATCCACCTTCTTCATGCGCGTGGCCGGACACTCCATGCGCGACCTCGGCATCTTCGACGGCGACCTGCTGGTCGTGGACCGCTCCGTACCGGCCACCCACGGCTGCGTGGTGGTCGCCGTGATCGACGGCGAATTCACGGTCAAGCAATTGCTCTACACCGCGCAAGGCAAGGTGCTGCGCGCCGCACATCCGGATTACCCGGACATCGCCATCACCGCCGAGCATGACTTTTCCATCTGGGGCGTGGTGCAGTGGAACGTGCATAAAGTGTAG
- the draG gene encoding ADP-ribosyl-[dinitrogen reductase] hydrolase translates to MITTDRAIAAYLGLAIGDALGATVEFMTPREIAAQYGVHDTLRGGGWLHLKPGQVTDDTTMSLALGDSILAQGKVDAFAAALAFDNWMRAKPVDIGNTVRRNLLQFRRTGDPEAPYSDHDAGNGAAMRVLPVALATLGQAEAAVRAACRAQAHVTHHCALSDAACECLVFMLQDALRGASKNDLLHDHAHPLAARFPAFRFRAVKSGSNPSGYVADTIPAVFQGFFDTDNFRDCLVDVVNRGGDADTTGAIAGMLAGALYGPAEMPEAWLKTLDADTRRACETQALALLRGK, encoded by the coding sequence ATGATCACCACCGATCGCGCCATCGCCGCCTACCTTGGCCTCGCCATCGGCGATGCGCTGGGTGCGACGGTGGAGTTCATGACGCCGCGCGAGATCGCGGCGCAATACGGCGTCCACGACACGCTGCGCGGCGGCGGCTGGCTGCACCTGAAACCGGGACAGGTCACCGACGACACCACCATGTCGCTCGCACTCGGCGATTCCATACTTGCGCAGGGGAAAGTGGACGCGTTCGCTGCGGCGCTGGCATTCGACAACTGGATGCGCGCCAAGCCGGTGGACATCGGCAACACCGTGCGGCGCAACCTGCTGCAGTTCCGCAGGACCGGCGATCCGGAGGCGCCCTATTCCGACCACGATGCAGGCAACGGCGCCGCGATGCGCGTGCTGCCCGTGGCGCTCGCCACCTTGGGCCAGGCAGAGGCCGCCGTGCGCGCTGCCTGTCGCGCCCAGGCGCATGTCACCCACCACTGCGCGCTCTCCGATGCCGCCTGCGAATGCCTGGTGTTCATGCTGCAGGATGCCTTGCGCGGCGCAAGCAAGAACGACCTGCTGCACGACCATGCCCACCCGCTCGCGGCACGATTCCCGGCATTCAGGTTCCGTGCGGTAAAGTCCGGCAGCAATCCCAGCGGCTATGTCGCTGACACGATCCCGGCAGTGTTCCAGGGTTTCTTCGATACCGATAATTTCCGCGACTGCCTGGTCGACGTGGTCAACCGCGGCGGCGATGCCGACACCACCGGAGCGATCGCCGGGATGCTGGCAGGCGCACTGTATGGCCCGGCAGAAATGCCCGAAGCCTGGCTGAAGACGCTGGATGCGGACACCCGGCGCGCATGCGAGACCCAGGCGCTGGCATTGCTGCGCGGCAAGTGA
- a CDS encoding nitrogen fixation protein NifQ, with protein MKGDLQIPGLHGELMAHAAGLPNDELFAQMIASQIDGRGALPPALGLNEKDFSELLACHFPGVELVIRNIECTADPRALERDDVLGLLLEHRAHRNQSEHWMAEIVTAACMASDHLWQDLGLWSRDYLSRLMKQNFPSLAAKNVHDMKWKKFLYKQLCEQEGINACRAPSCEYCTDYLNCFGPED; from the coding sequence GTGAAAGGCGATCTTCAAATCCCGGGCCTGCATGGCGAACTGATGGCGCATGCCGCCGGTTTGCCCAACGATGAGCTGTTCGCGCAGATGATCGCCAGCCAGATCGATGGCAGAGGCGCACTGCCGCCCGCTCTGGGTTTGAACGAAAAGGATTTCTCCGAACTGCTGGCGTGCCACTTTCCCGGCGTCGAACTGGTGATCCGCAACATCGAATGCACCGCCGATCCGCGCGCGCTGGAACGCGACGACGTGCTCGGCCTGCTGCTCGAGCACCGCGCCCACAGGAACCAGTCGGAACACTGGATGGCCGAGATCGTCACTGCCGCATGCATGGCCAGCGACCATCTGTGGCAGGACCTGGGCCTGTGGTCGCGCGACTATCTCAGCCGCCTGATGAAGCAGAACTTTCCCTCGCTCGCGGCGAAGAACGTGCACGACATGAAATGGAAGAAATTCCTCTACAAGCAATTATGCGAACAGGAAGGCATCAACGCCTGTCGCGCACCGAGCTGCGAATACTGTACCGACTATCTGAACTGTTTCGGCCCCGAAGACTAG
- a CDS encoding 2Fe-2S iron-sulfur cluster-binding protein: MPKASVTFEKLGITILVPAGTRLIEISEKIGAGITYGCREGECGTCTVRIVSGMENMSERSVLEDKVLQENMAGRDHRLACQAQVLGGNIVVRG; this comes from the coding sequence ATGCCTAAGGCCAGCGTCACCTTTGAAAAACTCGGCATCACCATATTGGTGCCTGCCGGTACCCGCCTCATAGAGATTTCCGAGAAGATTGGAGCGGGCATCACCTACGGCTGCCGCGAAGGCGAGTGCGGCACGTGTACCGTGCGCATTGTCAGCGGCATGGAGAACATGAGCGAGCGCTCGGTGCTGGAAGACAAGGTGCTGCAAGAAAACATGGCCGGTCGCGACCACCGCCTCGCCTGCCAGGCACAGGTGCTGGGCGGCAACATCGTGGTGCGCGGCTAA
- a CDS encoding ArsC/Spx/MgsR family protein, with amino-acid sequence MATVVFYEKPGCGNNTKQKVWLAASGHTVLAKNLLTEKWSAVRLRPFFGTLPVAQWFNPSAPRVKSGEVDPAAVDAHTALEMMIAEPLLIRRPLMEVDGEFRAGFDAKAVDAWIGLNDSQPKDEPCPSGQARFPHPNPLPEGEGTSAALRAISNPCHRSEPCPAPKESHHA; translated from the coding sequence ATGGCCACTGTCGTCTTCTACGAGAAGCCCGGTTGCGGCAACAACACCAAGCAGAAGGTGTGGCTGGCCGCATCGGGCCACACCGTGCTGGCAAAGAACCTGCTCACCGAAAAATGGAGTGCGGTGCGGCTGCGCCCGTTCTTCGGCACACTGCCGGTGGCGCAGTGGTTCAACCCGAGCGCGCCGCGCGTCAAATCCGGCGAAGTGGATCCGGCCGCAGTGGATGCACATACCGCGCTCGAGATGATGATCGCCGAACCGTTGCTGATCCGCCGCCCGCTGATGGAAGTGGACGGCGAATTCCGCGCCGGCTTCGATGCAAAAGCAGTGGATGCCTGGATCGGGCTGAACGATAGCCAACCCAAAGACGAACCCTGCCCCAGCGGGCAAGCCCGCTTCCCTCACCCAAACCCTCTCCCGGAGGGCGAGGGAACAAGCGCCGCGCTCCGCGCAATTTCCAATCCTTGCCATCGCTCAGAACCTTGCCCTGCTCCCAAGGAATCTCATCATGCCTAA
- a CDS encoding ferredoxin, with product MALEIIESCVNCWACEPLCPSKAIYEAKPHFLIDPNKCTECAGDFEDPQCATICPIEGAILNEDGDAMNPPGSLTGIPLQKLAA from the coding sequence ATGGCACTCGAAATCATCGAATCCTGCGTCAATTGCTGGGCATGCGAACCGCTGTGCCCGAGCAAGGCGATCTACGAAGCGAAGCCGCACTTTCTGATCGACCCGAACAAGTGCACCGAATGTGCGGGCGACTTCGAGGATCCGCAGTGCGCCACCATCTGTCCGATCGAAGGTGCGATCCTCAACGAGGATGGCGACGCGATGAATCCGCCGGGTTCGCTCACCGGCATCCCGCTGCAAAAACTGGCCGCCTGA